Genomic window (Rosa chinensis cultivar Old Blush chromosome 6, RchiOBHm-V2, whole genome shotgun sequence):
atatatcccctcCTCTCCAAACAGCCGGAACCACCCCAATCCTCTCCCcagatccattttctctttcttcttctctacaGCCGCAGATCCATAACTCTCTCACCCACTCTCCCATTTCACTCACTCTTCCACATTAAATTATTGGGCTCTTCTCAAATTTCATCAAGGAAGATTATCAAGACCTTAATTTCATCTTGGTAGTTAGGAGGACTCAAGCTAGCttagttttctttgctttctagcattgttgaaattaagcaaagcttatcctctctcttctcatcTATTTTAATTGTGTATGGTTTTGATGTTAAATCTTGTTtcaattatgagtgagtagttcaattttgggagttagggttgtgaagccctaacttatcttgtataaatattgatgctttaattttaataaatgcaatttccattgtgtatgctttaaatccgaatttattggtccttagaagcatgtttctagggtttgtcaccctttgaaattatgttgtgggcaattgtgatgagtagattgataaattgacaacttattggtcttgttgcatctaggatttaagtgtggtgaccattagctagcttaattgtagctaagcttgcttgggtctctattatcttgctctctaggcctctaattttggatattgcagccttaaccggcgtaatgcccaagttagagagttgattgtggccttaaccggcatagtcaatacaccgaaaggataattggtttagtagccttaaccggtactagatacgggactcgacacatttaggaaatgcatgcatttgtgaaattggcgtcgatatttgcaagatagttagtgagaatcacccgacactcctatgttcccattaatttgaaaatccaaatttaatttcttgcttgataattagttgtttgcttttattttagtttgtatttaatttagttaattctcaattcaaaactcccaaacaaaattctacattccattgtgcataactcatttgggctacaagttagtggctttgattaggcttagtgtgggCTAtgccgagcattgccgaggcttggtgccttgtgaatattattttactttattttatttttatttttcattgtatgcattTGAGTGATTCTAGCGCCtattacctcggttaggtccaacacctaatcctcgaggtacgataatcaaggttttaatacttctcttacttgacaacgattcgtacgcttgcgagagtttatgaaccaagtcaaataaatgtcttctttttggttttatggTATGGATGGATACATGAATGCTACATCTTTTGGTACATTAGATGGTTGAATTAGAGTATTTCAATGCCTACATCTTATATTGTgcattatttttgtgcaaatatttcaggtaaagAACCAAAAATAATCAAATAACAATCAATTATATTACGTAGTATGAATACGCATATATCgtatcacacaacaaatcaattttaatcacacaacgtaCTTGTAAAATTTTGGCGTCTCATtaatactcacacaacagaacaaatagatatcagttgtccaatgttaaatcacacaatggtccctataaaattttgttgtctcattagtactcacacaacagaacaaataTGTATCAGTTGCCCAATgctaaatcacacaacggtccctataaaattttgttgtctcattagtactcacacaacaggttccatatttttctgttgtatgataattTAACCAACAACAGTATAGTATTACTTTCGTTGTCTGAGTGTCATagtggatggagtggcccaaacccttataaacccacaaGCAAGGTCCTATTTTTCccatatgggatgtatatattctcaacacgcccccgcacgtgtggtgaattttcaagccatacacgtggacaacttttgggtgacgtggagcctgtgtgaccgttaggcatgcacacgtgggataacctggctctgataccatgataaagtaatttggggttcacatccaaaaccaattggtaatggatggagtggcccaaacccttataaacccacaagcaatgtcccatttttcccatgtgggatgtatatattctcaacattggTTGGGAATGGAAAGAAAGCAGATGGAGATGAGTGCAAGCAGTAGAGGTAGGAATGGTGAATCAAACTCCACCAACATTTGGAGTATTCTTTGGAATCTTTGAGTTCCTAACAAAGTCAAGATCTTCCTTTGGAGGGCTTGCCACACATTTCTACCATGTTCTGAGCGTTTGTTTAAACGCAGGATTGGTGCTCATCCGGGGTGTGGGAGATGTGGATACTCAGAGGAAACTGTTATGCATAGTCTCTGGGAGTGTGATTATGCTCGTCAGGTCTAGAAGTGCACTTGGTTATGGCCGGTGGTTAAGAAATGGAGGGAGCCTAGTTTCGTTGATTTATTGCTGCATGTCGCTGCTGAAAGTCAAAACAGGGAGGTTGAGTTGTCTGGATTGTTGGCATGGTGGATATGGAAGGATAGGAATAATGTCTTGCATGGTAAGAAAGCTACTGATCCATTAGTCATATTTACAAGATGTGTGGAATGGCAGATGGAGTTTGAGAAGGTTAAAGTATCTAAGCAGGGAGGTCAAGTGAATTTGGGTGCcaggtgtttggctccaaaaccagttggcttgcaaactgtctcttttgagcgagtgtGCGCAggagtgccagcaccgtggggtgcagtagtcgggggagtcccttgacctgacttcttcttcaagcggttgtggacgaggagagcaccaacctcgccacaaggttcttctctagccttccgagaaaggacttttgccttacggataaggactttggttgtgatctcttcgcattcaccgtatcgatacttagtgttgtagactaagcagagcaatcactgggaagttgtgagaaagcatgggttttgctaaagcgtgactttagcttcactgggttgcgagggcgttacccttgcttcgctggttgtatcggtggcagtagtactggcagtcggctcgcgaggagactaggactggaagcacggtcgccgggttgatctggtgaggctgacagtcggctcgcggggagactaggactggcgcgcggtcaccgggtttcaacgaggttgaaggtttgctccggggaggctttgtaatcgctgggattgattgattcgagagaggtccttcctttgtccttgaaacctagtatttataactagggtttcgactgttcctttccatagaaggattattgattgaagtttcctattcaatctctgctacttgactccaataaggtttcgttttccttatggattacggaatgggcgaagctgtaacccaaacccaagcatgCTTATTTTTAGGCCGCCGGTATCGGcctgctatgctaaatccactagaggatcttgccaaaattacttttgggctcaaacattgcccccaggccccgaaataaGGCCCacgaagatgtaactgattgaaggggactaaaacgacgcgtcggtcgcttgaaacgatgTCATTAATGAGGGTCGCGTCCCTTCGTTTGCAAAACGcctttctgtcgtatcgtttccctcacaaaattccttatttaaacCCACGACCTcaagacctgtcacatcagaagcCCTTCCAgtctcttaaacccagaaaaaaccCATTTCTTCCGATATCTCCTtcgcagaaacccagaaatggctcccccgaAGAAAATAGTCATCGATCAAGAGGAAGAGTTAAACGAAAAAGTCGCCCATACTTGGGGAACCAACATCGGTGCCCGCATTCATCTCCAAACATCTATCCATCGACCCCTGCTCCTTCAATTCTCCGACCACCAAACCGGACTGGGGCCAGCACCACAAGATGCTATTCCAGCCGATGCTGCCGCTCTCTACGGCCTACCCATCCGGCGGCCTattccagtcctccgaaggactcttGGAGATTTCAGTAGCTGGGGCGCCCAAAACCATATAGCCAAAATAGGGCATTGGCCGTCCTCCATCAGTGCAGCGGAGACCTCTTGGTATCGGAAACGCGGGCGCAggatctggctcgctggaatGCAGCAGGTATCACACACACCATCGATCTATGTTTCCATCTTCCACGAAGCGGCAACCCTTCGCCGCTCGctgcctttctttgtttctggaataccgccaccaacactTTTGACTTTAGATTCGGTCAAATAAGTATCACCCTGCTGGATATTCTTGCCATCACGGGCttgcccatcgatggcgagcccTATTTGCATGGTCAATTCGATTCTGTGAACTTTACCTCGACCATGGCCCAACACGGTCGCAGCGCCCACAGTGGCTCCTACCCACGATGGTTGGCGTATTACAGCCGGGAGCACAATGCGACCGGCCGAATCTCTTTCctggagtattggctctgcaagttcatattctgcacctcttcctgcaagcccactggtacttggactcttctggcgacggccctctacaacaGCCGCAACGTCAGGCTCAGGCAACAGGTACTAGGAGCCCTCTACCGCATGTTATATCAAGCCACGATGCATCCATTTGAGACTAGCATGTCTGGCCCCTTTTGGGTcttggacttctggatccaaacttactttccattcttccgTCGCGATGACATCCCGCTACTTCAGCCGGCCGACCAACTCATGGGTCAGTGGTTCAGCCGCGAGGGAAGGTACTCATCCCCTCCTTACTCCGAGTGTTTTTCTTACCTGTACCTCCTAGATGAGATCCCATACTGCGATATAATTTTGGATAGAAGATTCCCACCTTTACTTGAATATGGCTTCCTTCCTGGTGATCCTCGCTACAGTGATCGCCCGCGCTTGGCCTTTCgccgcgcgatctcctgctcagatATCAGGATCACTGCTGAGGAACTTAGTTACGAGCTCTACGCTCTGAACCATTTCGCTTGCCAATTCGGCCTCGTCCAATTGGTGCCATTTCCTCTGTACGATGCTTagaactacaacacttcttggCGTAGATTCGGGCCCCCTTCTGGGCCTGTGCCAGCACAAAGTATGCTCGCACTGGTTGATCTTCCTGACTGGGCTCAGGTTATAGACGCCGTGGACGGGACTGAGGAAAGATATGAAGCATGGTGGGAAGAGGTCTCCGTTAATTGCTGGACTCAGCGGGATGATGAACTTTTTGCGGCCATCTTCGGAGAACTGAAAAACCCCTATCCTGCCGATGTTGAAATGCTCGCTCGCTTTTCTGAGGACGCTACACGATCCCAGCCTCTTCCGGCAACACAACCGGCGCGAACCCCTCGCCCGGCCCAGGCTGGTATCGTAATCCGCGAACCCCCTCTGGAGGTAAGTATCTTAGTTCTATCTTATGTATCTTTCttcattactttttttttactcaccCTTCATTGGATCAGGGAAACGCGCCACGTTCTGGCAGCCGCACAATCCGCGCTTCCCCGGCCGCTGGCCAGCCTAGAAAGCAGAAAGCGGTGATTGAGGAGCCTGAAGTTGAAGATTCCTCCTCTGACGATGATAATCCGCAGACCGTAAGAACCCTCTATTCTTAGGATCATGCCTTCTCTATGAGCTAAGTCTGACCCTTTGATTTTGGCAGGTCGCCGCTGCTTTGGCTCGCTAGCGCAGCCGGTCGGATCCTCGCGCTGACCCATGGGAAGAGgatgaaccaatcgctgatcgactggtaagaGATGGGAAACCCACGTTAGAATTTACTCACCCTTTATTTTAATTCCTATAACTGTCTTTGCTCGCAGGTTCGTCGCCGGTCTTCTGGACAAGCTGGGGAAGGCTCTTCAGCTACTGGTGAAGGGACATCTGCCTCGCAGGCCCAAACACCCACGGATTCGAGTAATCTTCCACCTCCTGCCAGCACCGTGAGCGACGCGTAATTGGCCTCAATTCCGGTGCAAGTCATAGCCAATAGTTCGCCCGAATTGGAAGAAGGAATATCCCTTTCAGACGCGCCGCCTGAGGAACCGATCGCCGCACAACCCTTAACGCAAATAGCGCTTGATCCCCTTCCTGATGAAGCAGCCCAAGAGCCTGCACCGATAGCAATCCTGCACGAGCCTCTGGCCGCAGAGGTACACTCTCCCCTGAGCATAATGCCTTAGTCCTTATTTTATTCTCTGTGCACTCTAATAATTCTTCCTTACCCACAGAGTCCTGATCCTGTCGGGGAAACAGCTATCGTTGCGGAGGTACCTGTCGCTGATCCATGAAGATATGGTGATCCAGGAGCCTGCCCCCCATGTTCCTGAAGTGGGAGAGGGAGCGAATGCCGAACCAGAGCCGGAAGCGGTCCCTGTTATAGAGCCTCAGGAGGCCCACGCTGCTGCTGCTCCTCTACCTGAGCCTCCTTCCAGATTGGAAAGGCTTGTTCGCATACTCGAAGTGGCCCCTCCCAGAGTTATAGATGAAGCGAAGGATGGGCTACAACGACTTCTGAGCCCTGACATCTTACTGTCGGGAGCGTCCGCCAGAGCGCAGGAGTACTTGATGGTTCTTCGCCGCGAGCGAACTATCACTGAGGCCGAGTTCACCGAGATATATGAGCTGTTACAAAACCTTCCTGAGCGGATCAATGAAAGAACGACCTCGACCGCACAAGCTAGGCAAGCTCAGGCCCACTATCGGGGCCTTGCACAACAGACAGAGACATCTCGCGACTTCTTGGGCGATAGAGCTATCCTCGTCAGAGATTTGCGGATCACACAGAATCATCTTCGGACCCAAATCTAGGAACTGCAAGCCCAATTGACTGCGGTGACGGCCCGGCTTGAGCATGAGGAACCTCTGCTAGAGCAACCCCTAGCGGCCTTCGAAACGATGTCTCAAAACTTAGCTTAGGCTCGCGAAGCAGCCCGACAAGCggagcgagctgctgccgaCGCTAGTTTTCGTCTGGATGAACATttacttcgcttgacccatgcgggccgaaaactttaggcctcttatGTTTAGGCCCTTTTtgttttgtatgaacaatattataattaatatttatgTCTTGGCCCActttgcttggcccaaatattACTTTAATTCCAGTAGTTACTGACATCGAAACTATTGAAAAGATAACCCCAATTTGGGCGGTTATCTCCTTGAAGACTGccccgcttcccacgcgttttcaattcCTTTCATTTCCGAGATTCtagcattcaattccattgattctctcattgatggcgttgaaagtacTTCAACTGCCCATCGCACAGTTGGGATTACTACGACTGGCACTATAAATACCTGCCCTCTGGGAGAATAGGAAACTAAGCAATCATGTCTTTTCCAGAGATAACCTCGCAAGCCTTGCTGCTCttccttcagtttctaaaatcttcttCCCGAGCTCTCACCCTTAGCCACAAATtcataggcttcatggcttaatctcaaaacctgggtaggcctcatggcctaatctcaggtccaatGGCGTGTCTTTGGTTTCTGGGACTTTGGACgaacttgccagtctcagttaaaccgaagaacacgccacgctcctaacgcggcagaaaCAGATTTTGAGGGATTCATCCCCTTCAATTGTCCGCGTGGGGCAAGGGgaagaagggcggaaggccactttgaaGTCAACCGTTCTTCTTCTACGGTCTACCTCCGGGGCCTGATTACGaggcttctgtttttcccctagaggtagatgtggttgtgagtcgcgcttGCTCTGGATACCAactccatcccggaggatattcaactagaagggttgggatggattatttccttccctatTCCTCCGGTACCGACGATAGCAGCGGCGACTCAGATCGGAGGAGGAtctgggtgaagagaggaagagtgccAGCGGTACTGCCCAGATCCTTCTTACCGCAACCAGATCTAGCCACTTTTAAACTTCATGTTTCTCGCGATCTTCAAAGCCATATTTGGCCTTATAATTGCAAGTGTAACTGTTTCAATCTgtattgcttttggccgcaaagccactttatgaatgaatgCTTTTTGAATATAGGCAAAAAATTATTGTTATAAAATAAGGCCTCATGCATAGgccactatatatatattcttaacacACATTGTCAAGGAAAAATGGaaattattcaaaaaataaGGCCTCAAAAGAAGGCCTGGAAATTAATCAGGGATAAGGCCTCAAAAATAAGGCCTCATGTTACAGAGtgtatagagtgttgcccccctagtgttcgtAGGCGAAGCAAACATTAGAGATGATGCGAGCTGAGGAAAACTATGATTGCCCCCCAGTCTGGGACGAAGGTGGATCCGGTGGATCttcgaactcccaaacactagggtaatatttTTTCAGGAATCGCCCATTGATGGGATTGCGATGGATTTCGCCATCCAAAtccttgagatgaaaagctCCACATTCCAAAATGCGGTGGATAATAAAGGGTCCTTCCCAGCGAGGAGTCCACTTACCGAGACCGGTCAATTTCTCGCCAAAGGGCAAGACTGCTTTCCAGACCAGGTCTCCTTCTTTGTAACTGCGACCACGTGTCCGCTTATCATAGGCGCAGGTGATGCGCTGTTTTTCCATTAATAAATTATCCAAAGCCACtaagcgctgctcgcttaagtcttcgtgttcttgccacatcgcctggacataatcttcacctaTCAAGTGGTGCTGATCTTGCACGCGTAAGGAATGAACATTGATTTCCAAGGGTAGAACTGCATCGTGACCAAACATTAGTGCATAGGGTGTAGTAGCAGTGGGATTCCTCTTGGAGGTGCGGTAAGCCCAGACGGTCTCATACAAAGTATCGTGCCATTGTCGCGGGTTTTCTACCAGCATCTTCTTTAAcagggtaataataatcttgttgCTGGCTTCCGCCTGACCgttggactgagcataatatggagtACTATGGATAAACTGGATGCCAAAATCATTGATAAGTTGCTCAACAGGACCTCCCATGAATGCTGCCCCCCGGTCTGAAACGAGCACTtagggataccaaacctgcaaATAATGTTACGAAAGATGAACTGGCGGATGGTGGCACCAGAGGCCTCCTTCAAAGGTTCAGCTTCAACCCACTTGGTAAAGAAGTCAGTAGCCACCATGATGAACTTATGTTGGAGAGAAGAATgggggtgaatcatcccaatcaagtccaatgcccagcctcgtgctggccaaggtttaatgataggttgcatgggaatattagGAATGTGCTGGACCGGACGTGTGCTTGACAATCTTGGCATCCTTTAGCAAAAGCGATATAGTCC
Coding sequences:
- the LOC112171682 gene encoding uncharacterized protein LOC112171682, whose translation is MGGPVEQLINDFGIQFIHSTPYYAQSNGQAEASNKIIITLLKKMLVENPRQWHDTLYETVWAYRTSKRNPTATTPYALMFGHDAVLPLEINVHSLRVQDQHHLIGEDYRITCAYDKRTRGRSYKEGDLVWKAVLPFGEKLTGLGKWTPRWEGPFIIHRILECGAFHLKDLDGEIHRNPINGRFLKKYYPSVWEFEDPPDPPSSQTGGQS